One region of Baekduia soli genomic DNA includes:
- a CDS encoding SDR family NAD(P)-dependent oxidoreductase: MRLEGKVAAITGAGSGMGRAAALRFAQEGAVVVVVDIDGPAAQAVRDEVAAAGGRAMAVRADVAQASDVKGMVDAAESTFGGLDILYNNAGYWRYAIDGYEPGVTDGPSPLLTEDIWETTINVSLKGTYLGARYGIPALRRRGGGSIINCSSVAAFRVGHGASDAYTAAKGGVVALTRSLAVEHGPEGIRVNCIVPGPIETPLVDRIPPEAREAFGANVPLGRWGRPEDIANMALFLASSESAYCTGQMFVVDGGYLAL; the protein is encoded by the coding sequence ATGCGACTCGAGGGAAAGGTGGCAGCCATCACCGGCGCAGGGTCCGGCATGGGTCGCGCGGCGGCCCTGCGCTTCGCCCAGGAGGGCGCGGTGGTCGTCGTCGTCGACATCGACGGCCCCGCGGCACAGGCGGTCCGCGACGAGGTGGCGGCCGCCGGCGGCCGCGCCATGGCCGTCCGTGCCGACGTCGCGCAGGCATCGGACGTCAAGGGCATGGTGGACGCGGCCGAGTCGACGTTCGGCGGGCTCGACATCCTCTACAACAACGCCGGATACTGGCGCTACGCGATCGACGGCTACGAGCCCGGGGTCACGGACGGACCCTCGCCCCTGCTCACTGAGGACATCTGGGAGACCACGATCAACGTCTCCCTCAAGGGCACGTACCTTGGCGCCCGCTACGGCATCCCGGCGCTGCGCCGGCGGGGGGGCGGCTCGATCATCAACTGCTCGTCGGTCGCCGCATTCCGGGTAGGGCACGGCGCATCGGATGCCTACACCGCCGCCAAGGGGGGCGTCGTGGCGCTCACCCGGAGCCTGGCGGTCGAGCACGGGCCCGAGGGCATCCGCGTCAACTGCATCGTGCCCGGGCCGATCGAGACGCCACTGGTCGACCGCATCCCCCCCGAGGCGCGCGAGGCCTTCGGGGCCAACGTCCCCCTCGGCCGGTGGGGCCGGCCCGAGGACATCGCCAACATGGCGCTGTTCCTCGCATCGTCGGAGTCGGCCTATTGCACCGGCCAGATGTTCGTGGTCGACGGGGGCTACCTTGCCCTCTGA
- a CDS encoding aldehyde dehydrogenase family protein — protein sequence MLAGVRATAAEGTTFTVHNPATGEVVAVVAEAGQEDVDRAVAAARRAQDAWALCGPSDRGAVLARLADLIEAEAEALALLETTDNGLPVAETRGMAAGAAAILRYYAGAADKLLGQTMPNDAGGLLLTLREPLGVAALITAWNAPLVLAALKAAPALVAGNAVLIKPSELAPRTTLRFAELAHAAGVPAGCLSVLTGGGAVGAALVRHPDVAKVSFTGSTSTGIAIAREAAATLKRVTLELGGKSAAVVFEDADLERIGEVAPGAAFGMAGQDCCARSRLLVQRSVYDEVLERYVARTNRLIVGDPLDPATDIGPLISAAHRDRVDACVREGVAEGAIVLTGGAPPAHLDGSAGWYAPTVLDGVHPGMRVAREELFGPVVSVLPFTDEDEAVRLANATPYGLSGSIWTRDVGRAVRVSRRIRSGVLAVNSNTSVYLQAPFGGTKLSGLGREYGLAALEENTELKTLFLAGTA from the coding sequence ATGCTGGCTGGCGTCCGGGCCACGGCCGCCGAGGGCACCACGTTCACGGTGCACAACCCGGCGACCGGCGAGGTCGTGGCCGTCGTGGCCGAGGCCGGCCAGGAGGACGTGGACCGCGCGGTGGCCGCGGCCCGGCGGGCCCAGGACGCATGGGCCCTGTGCGGCCCGTCGGACCGCGGCGCGGTCCTGGCGCGGCTGGCGGACCTCATCGAGGCTGAGGCCGAGGCGCTCGCGCTGCTCGAGACCACCGACAACGGGCTGCCGGTCGCCGAGACGCGGGGGATGGCCGCCGGCGCGGCGGCGATCCTGCGCTACTACGCGGGCGCGGCGGACAAGCTGCTCGGCCAGACGATGCCCAACGATGCCGGCGGGCTGCTGCTGACGCTGCGCGAGCCCCTGGGGGTCGCCGCACTGATCACGGCGTGGAACGCGCCGCTCGTCCTGGCGGCGCTGAAGGCCGCACCGGCGCTCGTCGCCGGCAACGCGGTGCTGATCAAGCCGTCCGAGCTCGCGCCGCGCACGACGCTGCGCTTCGCCGAGCTCGCCCACGCCGCGGGCGTGCCTGCGGGATGCCTCAGCGTCCTGACGGGCGGCGGCGCGGTGGGCGCCGCGCTCGTGCGCCATCCCGACGTCGCGAAGGTGAGCTTCACCGGCTCGACCTCGACCGGCATCGCGATCGCCCGAGAGGCAGCCGCCACGCTCAAGCGCGTGACGCTGGAGCTCGGAGGCAAGTCGGCCGCCGTCGTGTTCGAGGACGCCGACCTCGAGCGCATCGGCGAGGTGGCGCCTGGCGCCGCCTTCGGCATGGCCGGCCAGGACTGCTGCGCCCGCTCACGCCTGCTCGTGCAGCGCTCGGTCTACGACGAGGTGCTCGAGCGCTACGTTGCCAGGACGAACCGGCTGATCGTGGGCGACCCCCTCGACCCAGCGACCGACATCGGCCCGCTGATCTCCGCCGCGCACCGTGACCGGGTGGACGCCTGTGTCCGCGAAGGCGTCGCCGAGGGCGCGATCGTCCTCACCGGCGGCGCGCCGCCTGCCCATCTCGACGGCAGCGCGGGCTGGTATGCCCCGACCGTGCTCGACGGCGTGCACCCCGGCATGCGGGTGGCGCGGGAGGAGCTCTTCGGCCCGGTCGTCAGCGTGCTGCCGTTCACCGACGAGGACGAGGCGGTCCGGCTGGCGAACGCCACGCCGTACGGCCTGTCAGGGTCGATCTGGACCCGTGACGTCGGCCGCGCCGTCCGCGTCTCGCGACGGATCCGCAGCGGCGTGCTCGCCGTCAACTCCAACACCTCGGTCTACCTCCAGGCGCCGTTCGGCGGGACGAAGCTCTCGGGTCTGGGCCGCGAGTACGGGCTGGCTGCGCTCGAGGAGAACACCGAGCTCAAGACGCTGTTCCTGGCCGGGACCGCGTAG
- a CDS encoding FadR/GntR family transcriptional regulator yields the protein MPSLEPIAGLGPIDIAPAYEVVVAYLRRGIHLGEFPPGCKLPSERDLAEQLGVSRATLREALRELKGAGYVDIRRGPGGGVFVRQRTMSGAELRTWFAEQGTEMDAVFEFRAVVEPLAARRAAARADTVLIAELSALNERMATTTEVGAFRQADLRFHLRIAEAAGADLVRHAVEEARAALFLPFQPLDLDQMRERTVPEHERIVQGLKDADAAAAATAMEQHVRGTAHALASGSRRG from the coding sequence GTGCCCAGCCTGGAACCCATCGCCGGCCTCGGGCCGATCGACATCGCCCCGGCGTACGAGGTCGTGGTGGCGTACCTGCGGCGCGGAATACACCTCGGCGAGTTCCCGCCCGGCTGCAAGCTGCCGTCCGAGCGCGATCTCGCCGAGCAGCTCGGGGTCTCACGGGCGACGCTGCGCGAGGCGCTGCGCGAGCTCAAGGGGGCCGGCTACGTGGACATTCGCCGGGGGCCCGGGGGCGGCGTCTTCGTCCGGCAGCGCACGATGTCCGGCGCCGAGCTGCGCACCTGGTTCGCCGAGCAGGGCACGGAGATGGACGCAGTCTTCGAGTTCCGCGCGGTAGTGGAGCCCCTGGCCGCGCGGCGGGCCGCCGCCCGGGCCGACACCGTGCTCATCGCCGAGCTGTCGGCGCTCAACGAGCGCATGGCGACGACGACGGAGGTCGGGGCGTTCCGGCAGGCCGACCTGCGGTTCCACCTGCGCATCGCCGAGGCGGCCGGCGCCGATCTCGTGCGCCATGCCGTCGAGGAGGCGCGGGCCGCGCTGTTCCTGCCGTTCCAGCCGCTGGACCTCGACCAGATGCGCGAGCGCACGGTCCCCGAGCACGAGCGCATCGTGCAGGGGTTGAAGGATGCCGACGCCGCCGCGGCCGCCACGGCGATGGAGCAACACGTGCGCGGGACGGCCCATGCGCTGGCCTCCGGCTCGCGCCGCGGTTGA
- a CDS encoding hydantoinase/oxoprolinase family protein, whose protein sequence is MSFRIAVDTGGTFTDVVVADDAGVLTVNKALTDQDRVFSGIREALEVTGSGYGTDAVGLLNETDLFIYATTRATNAVIEGRTARTAFLTTKGFPDTLVLREGGKFNAYDFATSFPEPYIPRRLTFEIDERVDSEGQVVTALDETQAREVLRRLGRLDVEAVAVCLLWSTSNAVHERRLGELMAEEIPEIPFTLSHELNPIVREYRRASSAALDASLKPLMQGHLNGLETDLRANGFRGELLAATSFGGVTHVEDMVKRPICSVRSGPAMAPVAGRTYGGAEGRIDNIIVCDTGGTSFDVSLVRDGQIKFTRETWLGKQFTGHLTGLSSVDARSIGAGGGSIAWVDPGGLLRVGPHSAGSRPGPACYGRGGKQPTVTDAALIAGYLNPDNFLGGRMHLDVEAARAALQPVAERLGQNVEDCVQAVLTIANEHMVQAIQEITVNEGVDPRESLVVAGGGAGGLNIVPIVAELGCREVLVPRTAGGLSACGAQYSDVVTEFSASLFTESSSFAFDGVNAVLAGLDRRIDGFVDGLRERGMTAFHREYFAEARYAYQVWELEVPLPSGRFDDVSDLDALVAGMHDAHERVFAVRDEHSAVEVLFWRARVTATLDRPVVEAAGAGAAEATDAARGSRRALFKDGALETAIFDGPSLQPGAVIRGPAVIEEPTTTIVVYPEATARVTATKNYLLEVS, encoded by the coding sequence ATGTCCTTCAGAATCGCAGTCGACACCGGCGGGACTTTCACGGACGTGGTGGTCGCCGATGACGCTGGAGTCCTGACGGTCAACAAGGCGCTCACAGATCAGGACCGGGTGTTCTCCGGCATCCGTGAGGCGCTTGAGGTGACGGGCTCCGGCTACGGGACCGACGCGGTCGGTCTCCTGAACGAGACCGACCTCTTCATCTACGCCACTACGCGAGCAACGAACGCCGTGATCGAGGGCAGGACTGCGCGCACCGCGTTTCTCACGACGAAGGGCTTTCCCGACACGCTGGTACTCCGCGAGGGCGGAAAGTTCAATGCCTACGATTTCGCGACGTCCTTCCCGGAGCCCTACATCCCCCGTCGCCTGACGTTCGAGATCGACGAGCGCGTCGACTCCGAGGGTCAGGTGGTCACTGCGTTGGACGAGACTCAGGCACGTGAGGTCCTGCGTCGTCTCGGGCGCCTCGACGTCGAGGCCGTGGCGGTCTGCCTGCTGTGGTCGACGTCCAACGCTGTGCACGAGCGCCGGCTCGGCGAGCTGATGGCCGAGGAGATCCCGGAGATTCCGTTCACGCTGTCGCATGAGCTGAACCCGATCGTGCGGGAGTACCGGCGTGCCTCGTCGGCGGCCTTGGACGCGTCGCTCAAGCCGCTGATGCAGGGTCATCTCAACGGTCTCGAGACCGACCTGCGGGCCAATGGTTTCCGCGGCGAGCTGCTGGCCGCCACATCGTTCGGCGGGGTGACCCACGTCGAGGACATGGTGAAGCGTCCGATCTGCTCGGTGCGCTCCGGGCCGGCGATGGCGCCCGTGGCCGGCCGTACATATGGCGGCGCGGAGGGACGGATCGACAACATCATCGTCTGCGACACGGGCGGGACGAGCTTCGACGTCAGCCTGGTGCGCGACGGACAGATCAAGTTCACGCGCGAGACCTGGCTCGGGAAGCAGTTCACCGGTCACCTGACGGGTCTGTCATCGGTGGACGCCCGGAGCATCGGCGCCGGCGGCGGGTCGATCGCCTGGGTCGATCCCGGCGGGCTGCTGCGCGTCGGACCCCACAGCGCCGGGTCACGGCCGGGGCCCGCATGCTACGGCCGGGGCGGCAAGCAGCCGACCGTGACCGATGCGGCGCTGATCGCCGGCTACCTCAACCCGGACAACTTCCTCGGCGGCCGGATGCACCTCGACGTCGAGGCGGCGCGCGCGGCGCTGCAGCCCGTCGCCGAGCGGCTTGGCCAGAACGTCGAGGACTGTGTCCAGGCGGTCCTGACGATCGCCAACGAGCACATGGTGCAGGCCATCCAGGAGATCACGGTCAACGAAGGCGTCGACCCGCGGGAGAGCCTGGTGGTCGCCGGCGGCGGCGCCGGCGGCCTGAACATCGTCCCGATCGTCGCCGAGCTCGGGTGCCGCGAGGTGCTCGTCCCACGGACCGCCGGCGGGCTGTCGGCGTGTGGGGCGCAGTACTCCGACGTGGTCACCGAGTTCTCGGCGAGCCTGTTCACCGAGAGCTCGTCGTTCGCGTTCGACGGGGTCAACGCCGTGCTCGCCGGGCTCGACCGGCGCATCGACGGCTTCGTGGACGGCCTGCGCGAGCGCGGGATGACCGCGTTTCACCGTGAGTACTTCGCCGAGGCGCGCTACGCCTACCAGGTGTGGGAGTTGGAGGTGCCGTTGCCGTCGGGCCGGTTCGACGACGTCTCCGATCTCGACGCCCTCGTCGCGGGAATGCACGATGCCCACGAGCGCGTCTTCGCCGTCCGTGACGAGCACTCGGCGGTCGAGGTGCTCTTCTGGAGAGCACGGGTCACCGCGACGCTCGACCGTCCAGTGGTCGAGGCCGCCGGCGCCGGCGCGGCCGAGGCGACGGACGCGGCGCGCGGCTCCCGGCGCGCGCTGTTCAAGGATGGGGCGCTGGAGACGGCGATCTTCGACGGCCCGTCGCTGCAACCGGGCGCGGTGATCCGCGGGCCGGCGGTCATCGAGGAGCCGACGACGACGATCGTCGTCTACCCGGAGGCCACGGCCAGGGTGACGGCCACCAAGAACTACCTGCTGGAGGTGTCGTAG
- a CDS encoding NAD(P)/FAD-dependent oxidoreductase, producing the protein MSAARPDVLVIGAGAVGVCAAWSLAERGVQVTVIERSQRLGEDTAAGSGGLITPSHCIPLAGTRVLRELPRQLLGRDGMVSVRLRLDPQLVRFAVHAVRHGGEQHLLSGLRALRDQSRASRMRFAALAAAGIDIGLRHSGVMNVCNTEAGFARLRHEAEVLAAQGFEPRVLEGAAAAAVEPELREDLAGAVLWAEDDQCIPARLTPALADACRDRGVHFKLGTTVTGLGVGAATRVATTSGTFVADHVVLAAGAETPALGRLLGVRVPIEAGKGHHVHLHDWPAPVQVPMILHEDVLGVTSMGPDLRVVGGVDFAGVGRSVDPRRIAGIYTRVGRYLRRPPTPGAHHAPTWSGLRPCTPDGLPIIGRLRRTPGIVVAAGHGMLGLTLAPATGDDVARLVLCDPDAHAAAPWLSTFTPARFGL; encoded by the coding sequence ATGAGCGCGGCGAGGCCCGACGTGTTGGTCATCGGCGCAGGAGCCGTCGGCGTCTGCGCCGCATGGTCACTGGCCGAGCGCGGCGTGCAGGTGACCGTGATCGAGCGCTCGCAGCGGCTCGGCGAAGACACCGCTGCCGGATCGGGCGGGCTGATCACGCCGAGCCACTGCATCCCGCTCGCCGGGACACGCGTCCTGCGTGAGCTGCCGCGCCAGCTGCTGGGCCGGGACGGCATGGTCTCGGTTCGGCTGCGGCTCGACCCGCAGCTCGTCCGGTTTGCCGTCCACGCCGTCCGTCACGGCGGCGAGCAGCATCTGCTGTCCGGATTGCGGGCGCTGCGCGACCAGTCCCGCGCCAGCCGGATGCGCTTCGCTGCGCTCGCGGCCGCCGGCATCGACATCGGTCTGCGTCACAGCGGCGTGATGAACGTCTGCAACACCGAGGCGGGCTTCGCGCGACTGCGTCACGAGGCCGAGGTCCTGGCCGCCCAGGGCTTCGAGCCTCGCGTCCTGGAGGGTGCGGCGGCGGCCGCGGTCGAGCCGGAGCTGCGCGAGGACCTCGCGGGCGCGGTGCTCTGGGCCGAGGACGACCAGTGCATTCCCGCGCGCCTCACCCCAGCACTTGCCGACGCCTGTCGCGACCGGGGTGTCCACTTCAAGCTCGGCACGACCGTCACCGGGTTGGGGGTCGGCGCTGCCACCCGCGTCGCCACCACCTCCGGCACGTTCGTCGCCGATCACGTCGTGCTCGCCGCCGGCGCCGAGACGCCGGCCCTTGGGCGTCTGCTCGGGGTCCGCGTTCCCATCGAGGCAGGCAAGGGCCACCACGTGCACCTCCATGACTGGCCGGCGCCCGTGCAGGTGCCGATGATCCTCCACGAGGACGTGCTCGGCGTGACGTCGATGGGGCCGGATCTCCGCGTCGTGGGTGGCGTCGACTTCGCTGGCGTCGGCCGCTCCGTCGATCCGCGCCGCATCGCCGGGATCTACACCCGGGTCGGGCGCTACCTGCGGCGGCCCCCAACCCCGGGCGCCCACCACGCCCCGACCTGGAGCGGGCTCAGGCCCTGCACGCCCGACGGCCTGCCGATCATCGGCCGCCTCAGGCGCACGCCGGGCATCGTCGTCGCAGCCGGCCACGGGATGCTGGGCCTGACGCTCGCGCCGGCGACCGGCGACGATGTGGCACGCCTCGTGCTGTGCGACCCGGACGCGCACGCCGCGGCCCCCTGGCTCTCGACCTTCACACCGGCACGTTTCGGGCTCTGA
- a CDS encoding gamma-glutamyl-gamma-aminobutyrate hydrolase family protein yields the protein MVGVTGRRWPAETLHNGDVPALRGLCVDAFFTAYARAIAEAGGLAVFVPRESDPEVLAGRLDGVVLAGGLDVDPAFYGGEVGAETTLLDPEQDAFDIALARAAIVRGIPVLGTCRGHEVLNVALGGTLQDHRRDGHNERGCAAAQRVHDVSIADGSVLHALYGPRVSVNSLHHQAIATAAAGVRVAARSDDGLIEAIELLDHDAVGVQWHPEFHDGLDPILLWLVVQARERSGRRDRGAAG from the coding sequence ATGGTCGGTGTCACCGGCCGCCGCTGGCCAGCCGAGACGCTCCACAATGGCGACGTCCCCGCCCTTCGCGGCCTGTGCGTCGATGCGTTCTTCACTGCGTACGCCCGTGCTATCGCGGAGGCCGGTGGACTGGCCGTGTTCGTGCCGCGCGAGTCCGATCCCGAAGTGCTGGCTGGGCGGCTGGATGGAGTCGTGCTGGCGGGTGGGCTTGACGTCGACCCGGCGTTCTACGGCGGGGAGGTGGGGGCCGAGACCACTCTGCTGGATCCGGAGCAGGATGCCTTCGACATCGCGCTCGCCCGCGCGGCCATCGTCCGGGGCATTCCCGTGCTCGGCACCTGTCGCGGCCACGAGGTCCTGAACGTCGCCTTGGGCGGCACGCTGCAGGACCACCGCCGCGACGGCCACAATGAGCGCGGGTGTGCGGCGGCGCAGCGGGTCCACGACGTGTCGATCGCCGACGGCAGCGTGCTGCACGCGCTCTACGGTCCGCGGGTGTCGGTGAATAGCCTCCACCACCAGGCCATCGCGACGGCCGCAGCCGGCGTCCGCGTGGCCGCGCGGTCCGACGACGGGCTGATCGAGGCGATCGAGCTGCTCGACCACGACGCGGTCGGCGTGCAATGGCACCCGGAGTTCCATGATGGGCTCGACCCCATCCTGCTGTGGCTCGTCGTCCAGGCGCGCGAACGTTCCGGCCGACGTGACCGTGGGGCGGCGGGATGA
- a CDS encoding glutamine synthetase family protein, with translation MARPVIGRRPTAEEVLASLGDVRRVRVETPDLNGALRGKYVAVEKLRSGKPVALPEVYLALDVDEDLVPAPVSEERTGYPDILIAPDWSTARAMPHEPGVVAVVGDGLTKAGDRHPQHPRSVLRNVIDRAAGHGYEAVFGVEYEFWAFRDGAESDAARRVGDLSGMTPLSYTRQGYSMLRWADHAAFADDLEASSQAYGVPIETLMTEIGNGQLEAALAPAPALEAADMAARFKLLVRDVARRHGMYITFMAKLVPEQQGTSGHLHQSLLRDGRNAFWDGAPGRLSAAGLGYAAGLLRATRDCAAFFAPYPNSYRRYVPGHWAPLQLSWGWDDRNSAVRAITLSASATRFEQRRSGSDLQPYLAIAACIAGGVDGILAQRDPGPPGEPLTSMPLPADLRAAAALLRGSALARDWLGDELVELYAASRDDEQRVYDQLARAHIPAWEIRRYFEVV, from the coding sequence ATGGCACGGCCCGTGATCGGACGGCGACCGACGGCCGAGGAGGTCCTCGCATCGCTCGGCGACGTGCGCCGCGTGCGCGTCGAGACGCCCGACCTCAACGGCGCGCTCCGCGGCAAGTACGTCGCCGTCGAGAAACTGCGATCGGGCAAGCCCGTCGCGCTCCCCGAGGTCTACCTCGCACTCGACGTCGACGAGGACTTGGTGCCGGCGCCCGTCTCCGAGGAGCGCACGGGCTATCCCGACATCCTCATCGCCCCGGACTGGAGCACGGCACGCGCCATGCCCCACGAGCCGGGGGTCGTCGCGGTCGTCGGTGACGGCCTGACGAAGGCGGGAGACCGTCACCCGCAGCATCCTCGCAGCGTGTTGCGCAACGTCATCGACCGTGCCGCCGGCCACGGGTACGAGGCCGTGTTCGGCGTGGAGTACGAGTTTTGGGCCTTCCGCGACGGCGCGGAGAGCGACGCTGCCCGGCGCGTCGGTGACCTGTCCGGCATGACGCCGCTGTCGTACACGCGCCAGGGCTACAGCATGCTCCGCTGGGCCGATCACGCGGCGTTCGCCGACGACCTCGAGGCGTCCTCCCAGGCCTACGGCGTGCCCATCGAGACGCTGATGACCGAGATCGGCAACGGCCAACTCGAGGCGGCGCTCGCACCTGCGCCCGCGCTCGAGGCGGCCGACATGGCGGCGCGCTTCAAGCTCCTGGTCCGCGACGTCGCCCGCCGCCACGGCATGTACATCACCTTCATGGCCAAGCTGGTGCCCGAGCAGCAGGGCACCTCGGGGCATCTGCACCAGAGCCTGCTGCGCGACGGCCGCAACGCGTTCTGGGACGGGGCGCCGGGCCGGCTCAGCGCCGCCGGCCTCGGCTACGCCGCCGGGCTGCTGCGCGCCACGCGCGACTGCGCAGCGTTCTTCGCGCCCTATCCCAACTCCTACCGCCGGTACGTCCCCGGGCACTGGGCACCGCTGCAACTCTCCTGGGGCTGGGACGATCGCAACAGCGCCGTCCGCGCCATCACCCTCTCAGCCTCGGCGACGCGCTTCGAGCAGCGGCGCTCCGGCAGCGACCTGCAGCCCTATCTCGCGATCGCCGCCTGTATCGCCGGCGGGGTGGACGGCATCCTGGCTCAGCGCGATCCGGGCCCTCCCGGGGAGCCGCTCACCTCCATGCCGCTGCCCGCCGACCTGCGCGCGGCCGCTGCCCTGCTGCGCGGGTCCGCACTCGCGCGCGACTGGCTCGGTGACGAGCTCGTCGAGCTCTATGCCGCGTCCCGTGACGACGAGCAACGTGTCTACGACCAGCTGGCCCGGGCGCACATCCCCGCCTGGGAGATCCGACGCTACTTCGAGGTGGTGTGA
- a CDS encoding carbon-nitrogen hydrolase family protein, translating to MKGTVTAAAVQIEPFPPADKERNVADVCARVADLAAEGVELAAFPELGLTNFFCEPGDLSAGRRDAWQVAESLDGPAVTAVAAATRKHGIHAVIGLAERGDVPGAIFNTAVLVGPGGIVGATRKVHAAGFEKLYYSGGTQPQVFDTSLGRIGMVICYDLWHPESVRCLGRLGAEIVVCINSAWKGGAKGGIGAPNKQRMFELVPVMRAFENGLFVVMCNGAGSHTLGDRYGTWERMGLSRIVDPHGTVLAESFTDAEDVVTARLQAAALEDSRAAWPLWADRRPEFFQALLL from the coding sequence ATGAAGGGCACGGTCACCGCCGCGGCCGTTCAGATCGAGCCCTTTCCCCCCGCGGACAAGGAGCGCAACGTCGCCGATGTGTGCGCCCGTGTCGCCGACCTCGCCGCCGAGGGCGTGGAGCTGGCAGCGTTTCCGGAATTGGGGCTGACCAACTTCTTCTGCGAGCCCGGCGACCTCTCGGCTGGACGCCGTGACGCATGGCAGGTAGCCGAGTCCCTCGACGGCCCGGCGGTGACCGCCGTCGCCGCGGCCACGCGGAAGCACGGCATCCACGCGGTCATCGGGCTCGCCGAGCGGGGCGACGTGCCGGGCGCGATCTTCAACACGGCGGTGCTGGTCGGTCCCGGTGGGATCGTCGGCGCCACCCGCAAGGTGCACGCCGCGGGCTTCGAGAAGCTCTACTACAGCGGCGGAACGCAGCCCCAGGTGTTCGACACGTCGCTGGGTCGGATCGGGATGGTCATCTGCTACGACCTCTGGCACCCGGAGTCCGTGCGCTGTCTCGGCCGCCTCGGCGCGGAGATCGTCGTCTGCATCAACTCGGCATGGAAGGGCGGTGCGAAGGGTGGGATCGGTGCGCCCAACAAGCAGCGCATGTTCGAGTTGGTGCCGGTGATGCGGGCCTTCGAGAACGGACTCTTCGTGGTGATGTGCAACGGGGCCGGCTCGCACACGCTCGGTGACCGCTACGGCACGTGGGAGCGCATGGGGCTCTCGCGCATCGTCGATCCCCACGGGACCGTGCTCGCCGAATCCTTCACGGACGCCGAGGACGTCGTCACGGCACGGCTCCAAGCCGCAGCGTTGGAAGACAGCCGCGCGGCCTGGCCGCTGTGGGCCGACCGGCGCCCCGAGTTCTTTCAGGCGCTGTTGCTCTGA